One Methanobacterium sp. DNA window includes the following coding sequences:
- a CDS encoding PHP domain-containing protein: MEYDLHVHSKYSNDSFLDPAKIIKIAKKKSLKGVAITDHNTIKGGITALKINNDVDFDLIVGAEIRTEYGDILGLFLNEEIKSRNFLEVVDEIKSQDGLISLAHPYRHYEFPEKIIDSVDLIEAFNARSIKSDNIKSLKLAIKYKKAVTAGSDAHLGFEIGKGKIKVNGEIREALKEGNVKIMGSESNYYWVHGLSVLSEKIKKII; encoded by the coding sequence ATGGAATACGACTTACATGTTCATTCAAAATATTCAAATGATTCTTTTCTTGATCCAGCTAAAATAATTAAGATTGCAAAGAAAAAATCGTTAAAAGGAGTTGCAATTACTGATCATAACACAATTAAAGGTGGAATAACTGCTTTAAAAATTAACAATGACGTTGATTTTGATTTAATTGTCGGTGCTGAGATAAGAACAGAATATGGGGATATATTGGGATTATTTTTAAATGAAGAAATAAAAAGTAGGAATTTTCTGGAGGTTGTAGATGAAATAAAATCACAGGATGGTTTAATTTCCTTAGCACATCCTTACAGGCATTATGAATTCCCAGAAAAAATTATAGATAGCGTTGATTTAATAGAAGCATTTAACGCCAGATCCATTAAATCAGATAATATAAAATCACTTAAACTCGCAATAAAGTATAAAAAAGCAGTTACGGCTGGAAGCGATGCTCATCTTGGATTTGAAATAGGTAAAGGAAAAATTAAAGTAAATGGAGAGATTAGGGAAGCTTTAAAAGAAGGTAATGTGAAAATAATGGGATCAGAATCTAATTATTATTGGGTGCATGGATTAAGTGTGTTATCTGAAAAAATCAAAAAAATAATATAA
- a CDS encoding glycosyltransferase family 4 protein — protein MKLLMVYGDPRVEMFGGVEEHTNNIIHYLSKKHDINIHVLTYGNKNEILKQNDMEINISKRLASNIALYMFLLPFDLYRLMKKINKQNFDVIHFQGFHPLYCMAAMLCQRKYPTVVTLHGISSVEMDYHVKRNFILKFFSKFAEKFALSRIKNIIVVAPQIEEIIQKMTDSKTFMIPNGVNIDLIKSIGSFQSDKNNVIFYIGTLVRRKGLYALIKAFQEVKKSISDSYLYIAGSGDEENELKDLVKELGLENDVKFFGFVKGDRKYSLIKSANVFVLPSFWESLPIAVLEGIACGKPVIASNVGGIPYLVNDGENGFLVMPGEVDELSDKLITLLKDKKLQEKMGNESLKRSEDFDWNKISDKTIEVYNELINNKRD, from the coding sequence ATGAAGTTACTAATGGTTTATGGTGACCCTCGAGTGGAAATGTTTGGAGGTGTAGAGGAACATACAAATAATATAATCCACTATTTATCAAAAAAACATGATATAAACATCCATGTATTGACTTATGGGAATAAAAATGAAATTTTAAAGCAAAATGATATGGAAATTAACATATCTAAAAGATTAGCAAGCAATATAGCTTTATATATGTTTCTTTTACCCTTTGATTTATACAGGTTAATGAAAAAGATTAATAAACAAAATTTTGATGTAATTCACTTTCAGGGATTTCATCCACTGTATTGTATGGCTGCAATGTTATGCCAAAGGAAATATCCAACAGTGGTTACATTACATGGTATTTCATCTGTGGAAATGGATTATCATGTAAAAAGGAATTTTATATTAAAGTTTTTTTCAAAATTCGCTGAAAAATTCGCTCTTTCAAGGATTAAGAATATTATAGTGGTAGCTCCACAAATAGAAGAAATCATTCAAAAAATGACGGATTCAAAAACGTTTATGATACCTAATGGAGTGAATATAGATTTGATTAAGAGTATTGGATCGTTTCAGTCCGATAAAAATAATGTTATATTTTATATTGGTACTCTCGTTAGGAGAAAAGGACTATACGCATTAATAAAAGCATTTCAGGAAGTTAAAAAGTCTATTTCAGATTCTTATTTATATATTGCTGGGTCAGGTGATGAAGAAAATGAATTAAAGGATTTAGTTAAAGAATTAGGCTTAGAAAATGATGTTAAATTTTTTGGTTTTGTAAAGGGAGATAGAAAATATTCATTAATTAAATCGGCAAATGTTTTTGTACTACCATCTTTTTGGGAATCGCTTCCAATAGCAGTTTTAGAAGGAATAGCGTGTGGAAAACCAGTAATTGCTTCTAATGTTGGGGGAATACCTTATTTAGTAAATGATGGGGAAAATGGATTTCTTGTAATGCCTGGAGAAGTTGATGAACTTTCAGATAAATTAATAACCTTACTTAAAGATAAAAAATTACAAGAAAAGATGGGCAATGAAAGTTTGAAACGATCAGAGGATTTTGATTGGAATAAAATCTCTGATAAGACAATTGAAGTTTACAATGAACTAATTAATAATAAAAGGGATTAA
- a CDS encoding glycosyltransferase family 2 protein, whose amino-acid sequence MDNNHPKVSVILPTYNRGNIISNCINSVISQEYSNWELIISDDGSSDKTEEVCTSFKDDRIKYYRNENNLGLPGNRNAAIDKTSGDFILFTEDDMVLKEDCIKLLVETYQNISKDGINVGSVCPALISSFEDEGKKRNMLNFARRSKEEELSHNPSVIDKKTGLIYRNFSADFKEVIEVNDCHSCSLYPKNIYDEFRYEENAYKGSYTGEESDFHFKLTKKGYKLYFQPEAIMFHNVESEGGCRLPLYSWSYYFIRNHIIFLIRNFGIKSVYMAPYFLLFVLYAILHYYLGEN is encoded by the coding sequence ATGGACAATAATCATCCAAAAGTCTCAGTTATTCTCCCTACATACAATAGGGGAAATATAATTAGTAATTGCATAAATTCGGTTATTTCGCAGGAATATAGCAACTGGGAATTAATAATATCTGATGATGGATCATCAGATAAAACAGAAGAGGTTTGCACTAGTTTTAAGGATGATAGAATAAAATACTATAGGAATGAGAATAATTTAGGCTTACCTGGAAATAGGAACGCAGCTATAGATAAAACTTCTGGAGATTTTATTTTATTTACAGAAGATGACATGGTTTTAAAGGAAGATTGTATAAAATTACTGGTTGAAACATATCAAAACATTAGTAAGGATGGAATAAATGTTGGGTCGGTTTGTCCGGCGTTAATATCAAGTTTTGAAGATGAAGGAAAGAAAAGAAACATGTTAAACTTTGCCAGACGTTCAAAAGAGGAAGAATTATCCCATAATCCCTCAGTAATTGATAAAAAAACTGGTTTAATTTATAGAAACTTTTCAGCGGACTTTAAAGAAGTAATTGAGGTTAATGATTGTCATTCATGCTCATTATATCCTAAAAATATTTATGATGAGTTTAGATATGAAGAAAATGCATATAAAGGAAGTTATACTGGTGAAGAATCAGATTTTCATTTTAAACTTACAAAAAAGGGATATAAATTATATTTTCAGCCTGAAGCCATAATGTTTCACAATGTTGAAAGTGAAGGGGGCTGTAGGCTTCCATTATATTCATGGTCCTACTATTTTATTAGAAACCATATAATATTTTTAATAAGGAATTTTGGGATTAAATCTGTTTATATGGCTCCGTATTTCCTTTTATTTGTCCTATATGCAATTTTACACTATTATTTAGGTGAAAATTAA
- a CDS encoding glycosyltransferase translates to MILTLILVIILYILSFLVIWQFVGYPALMAIIALRGDKKHKDYAYKPFVSILVPTFNEEKVIDERIKNLDVLDYPDDKYEIIVVDSGSEDKTREIVEKIIKNRTRNPKLSLLVEKERKGKASAINFGKKNSKGDIILVTDANTTFEENVLKEMMPHFEDPKIGTVGGKHTLPATGSSITSSNQFYLDLEFIMRKGEAALDSACLFHGEINAWRKDIVDADTRMLSEDLDMAIQIRRNGYKIEYEPKAVFYEPSPTTAEEIIIQKRRTSIGTIQTIFKHLNYWIPPKNYYSFLIFPSHKALVMFSPFILIAIPVLYLIIMDLNIIITNLILTLIIFALVFGILTYLKSKIIKNEASKSGFSIKSFPSIAYYVLLNEYLILLAWKDFIFGKYSVLWEKVSTTR, encoded by the coding sequence ATGATATTAACATTAATTTTAGTTATAATTCTTTATATTTTATCATTTCTTGTAATATGGCAGTTTGTAGGTTATCCTGCTTTAATGGCTATAATTGCACTTAGAGGAGATAAAAAACATAAGGATTATGCCTATAAGCCATTTGTATCAATTTTAGTACCTACATTTAATGAAGAAAAGGTAATTGATGAGAGAATTAAGAATTTAGATGTTCTTGATTATCCTGATGATAAATATGAAATTATTGTGGTTGATTCAGGTTCTGAAGATAAAACAAGGGAAATAGTGGAAAAAATAATAAAAAACAGAACTCGAAATCCTAAATTAAGTTTATTAGTTGAAAAAGAAAGGAAAGGTAAAGCATCGGCTATTAATTTTGGAAAAAAGAATTCAAAGGGAGATATAATATTAGTAACTGATGCAAACACCACCTTTGAAGAAAATGTTTTAAAAGAAATGATGCCCCATTTTGAAGATCCCAAAATTGGTACTGTTGGAGGTAAACATACATTACCTGCTACTGGTAGCTCAATTACATCTTCAAATCAATTCTATTTGGATTTAGAATTCATAATGAGAAAAGGAGAAGCAGCTTTAGATTCAGCATGCCTATTTCATGGAGAAATAAATGCATGGCGGAAAGATATTGTGGATGCAGACACAAGAATGTTATCAGAAGACCTGGACATGGCCATTCAAATTAGAAGAAATGGATATAAAATTGAATACGAACCAAAAGCTGTTTTCTATGAACCATCCCCTACAACAGCAGAAGAAATAATAATACAAAAGAGAAGGACAAGTATTGGAACTATCCAAACCATCTTTAAACATTTAAACTACTGGATACCTCCTAAAAATTATTATTCATTTCTAATTTTTCCTTCCCACAAGGCATTAGTCATGTTTTCGCCGTTTATATTAATAGCAATCCCAGTTCTGTATTTAATAATTATGGATTTAAACATTATAATTACAAATCTCATTTTAACTTTAATTATATTTGCACTGGTTTTTGGGATATTAACTTACTTAAAATCAAAAATAATTAAAAATGAAGCTTCAAAATCAGGATTTTCAATAAAATCTTTCCCCAGTATTGCGTATTATGTTTTATTGAATGAATATCTAATATTATTGGCATGGAAAGATTTTATATTTGGTAAATATTCAGTATTATGGGAAAAAGTAAGCACAACAAGATAA